From the genome of Malus sylvestris chromosome 6, drMalSylv7.2, whole genome shotgun sequence, one region includes:
- the LOC126625215 gene encoding transcription factor TCP18-like: MFPSHNNNLNELVPVSYPHVDQSIFHSWPSYHDNSTLTANSLTILNPNPNSRQQEGGEENLHQQNHHLPFSLLYFPSPFEDDDVLLFDQQHHHQEPDHIELSIHESQEPLYFMKEAAAAAAADDNTVVGNDHQKTTTTSVNRKMVDWDSNKKGHRMNMDDQPQIPRKRTSKRDRHSKINTARGPRDRRMRLSLEVALKFFGLQDALGFDKPSKTVEWLLIQSEPAIKKLSRDHHRQFNYKHMVRCAKSTSPATSESCEVLSGVDEAPTNVNISINGKVRSRGIKPSAKERKIVHRQSRKSAFHPLAKASREKARARARERTREKMQRSKKPSNDQANSSRLSSWNPFETEEESPAHNNNMNSTTNDQPNSRAVLRDYPDEVEEPLSSPQAGNIQDMVVDHGTTHDAMVVLGKWSPPPVFTRLQQNTGISQEHQQFADFQFFGKPWEVDNNTHNLF, encoded by the exons ATGTTTCCCTCACACAACAACAATCTTAACGAATTAGTACCCGTGTCTTATCCTCATGTCGATCAATCAATTTTCCATAGCTGGCCATCTTACCATGACAATTCTACATTAACTGCCAATTCCCTTACTATTCTCAACCCCAATCCCAACTCCAGGCAAcaagaaggaggagaagaaaaccttcatcaacaaaatcatCACCTTCCCTTTTCTTTGCTCTACTTCCCCTCTCCGTTTGAAGACGACGACGTTTTACTCTTTGATCAGCAACACCATCACCAAGAACCTGACCATATTGAGCTTTCAATTCACGAGTCTCAAGAACCACTTTATTTTATGAAggaagctgctgctgctgctgccgctGATGACAACACCGTAGTAGGCAATGATCATCAGAAGACCACTACTACTAGTGTTAATAGAAAAATGGTGGATTGGGATTCCAACAAAAAGGGCCATCGCATGAACATGGATGATCAGCCGCAGATCCCGAGAAAGAGGACTAGCAAGAGAGATCGCCACAGCAAGATCAACACTGCCCGAGGCCCCAGGGACCGCAGGATGAGATTGTCCCTCGAAGTTGCCCTTAAGTTCTTTGGCTTGCAAGACGCGTTGGGGTTTGACAAGCCCAGCAAAACCGTGGAGTGGTTGCTCATTCAGTCGGAACCTGCAATTAAGAAACTATCAAGAGATCATCATCGACAATTCAACTACAAACACATGGTGAGATGTGCAAAATCCACATCTCCAGCTACTTCGGAGTCGTGCGAAGTGCTATCCGGCGTCGATGAGGCTCCAACAAACGTTAACATTAGTATTAATGGTAAAGTAAGAAGCCGCGGGATCAAACCCTCGGCCAAAGAGAGAAAGATTGTCCACAGGCAATCAAGGAAGAGCGCATTTCACCCTCTTGCAAAGGCTTCGAGGGAAAAGGCAAGGGCAAGGGCGAGGGAAAGAACAAGAGAAAAGATGCAGAGGTCAAAGAAGCCTAGTAATGATCAGGCAAATTCAAGCCGTTTGAGTTCTTGGAACCCATTTGAAACTGAGGAAGAATCACCAGCTCACAACAACAATATGAACAGTACTACTAATGATCAGCCCAATTCAAGGGCGGTGCTGCGAGATTACCCTGATGAGGTTGAAGAACCATTAAGCAGCCCCCAAGCCGGAAATATTCAAGACATGGTTGTTGATCATGGTACTACTCATGATGCTATGGTGGTACTGGGAAAGTGGAGTCCTCCTCCGGTTTTCACTCGTCTCCAGCAAAACACTGGAATTTCCCAAGAG CACCAACAGTTTGCAGACTTTCAATTCTTTGGCAAACCATGGGAGGTCGACAACAATACTCATAATCTATTCTAA